The sequence TTTTTTCTTTAGGAGAGTCGAAATAGGTAAAGGCTACAAATATTGTAATAGCCGCAAATACACTGCCTGTGGCGAGATACGAAAGGAACTTATAGAAGCGCTGCTTAAACGTTACTTCTACTTTTTCGTAGGTAAGTGATTTGGTATTAAACTTATATTTTACTTTTGACATATTCTATTTTCAAGCCTTCATTTTGTGAATCGTAAGCATTTGACAATTCGTAAATTCGCAATTATTCGTTATCTGTATCAATGAACTCAAACCAAATTCGTCAAACATTCTTAGATTTTTTTAAATCGAAAGGACATGTTATTGTTCCATCGGCTCCTATGGTCATTAAAAATGATCCAACATTGATGTTCACCAATGCCGGAATGAATCAATTTAAAGATCTGTTTTTGGGTAACGTTCCGGTCAAATACCCGCGTGTTGCTGATACGCAAAAATGTTTACGTGTTTCGGGTAAGCACAACGATCTTGAAGAAGTTGGTGTCGACACCTATCATCACACAATGTTCGAGATGCTTGGCAACTGGAGTTTTGGTGACTATTTCAAAAAGGAAGCTATTGCCTGGAGTTGGGAGTTGCTCATTGAAGTTTACAAGATTGATAAGAGCCGGTTATATGTTACAGTTTTTGAGGGAAGTCCGACAGAAAAGCTTGCATTCGACCAGGAAGCTCATGATTGCTGGAAAAAATATATTGCCGAAGACCGCATCATAAAAGGAAATAAGAAAGATAATTTCTGGGAAATGGGTGATACCGGCCCATGTGGTCCATGCACTGAGATACATGTGGATATGCGTAAAGATGAAGATCGCAAAAAGGTTGATGGTAAAACATTGGTGAATAAAAGTGATCCACAGGTAATTGAAATATGGAACAATGTATTCATGGAGTTCAACCGCAAAGCAGACGGATCACTGGAGAAACTTCCTGCGCAGCATGTGGATACAGGTATGGGTTTTGAGCGTTTGAGTATGGTTTTGCAGAATAAGCAAAGCAGCTATGATACAGATATTTTTCAGCCGATAATTGAAAAAATTGAAAACCTTTCAGGGTTGCGATATAAGCCGGACAATGAACAAAACCATAAACAGCAACTTATTATTAATATAGCTATGCGTGTGATCGCGGATCACATCAGGGCTATTTCATTTTCTATTGCCGACGGGCAGTTGCCATCTAATACAGGAGCCGGTTATGTTATACGTAGAATTTTAAGAAGGGCTATCCGGTATGGTTATCAGTCATTAGGATTGAAAGAGCCTTTTATGTATCGTATTGTTCCTGTACTTTCCAATCAAATGGGTGGTGCGTTCCCTGAATTACAATCACAAAAATTATTGATAGAAAAAGTTATAAAGGAAGAAGAAGTTGCGTTTTTCAGAACACTTGAAAATGGTTTGAAAAGAATTGACCAGGTTTGTATTGCTATTGCCAATGAAAAAAAATCTTCAATTGTTGATGGTTCTGTTGTATTCGAACTGTATGATACATATGGTTTTCCTGTCGATCTTACTTCTTTGATTGCAAAGGGATATGGGTTGGAGATAGATGAAAAAGGTTTTTCGGCGGAATTAGAAAAACAAAAAAATCGTTCGCGGGAAGCGACGGCTGTTGATACCGGGGATTGGGTTGATTTAAAAAATTCCTTCAAAATTTCAAGTGCCAACCTTTCTGGTTTTGTGGGTTATGAACTAACTGAATGTGAAACTCATATACTTCAATATAGAAAAGTTACTGCGAAGGGAAAAAATTTATTTCAATTGATGTTAAATCAAACTCCCTTCTACGCCGAAAGCGGTGGCCAGGTTGGCGATACAGGCTATCTGGATAATGGCACTGAGAAAATTTCCATCGTTGATACAAAAAAGGAAAATGGTATAATTGTTCATTTTGCAGATAAGTTGCCCAAGGATCTTTCCAAGCCCTTTAAAGCGGTTGTAACTAAAAGCAAACGTTTGCTCACCGAAAATAATCATAGCGCGACACATTTACTGCATGCCGCACTACGTAAAGTATTAGGAACACACGTAGAACAAAAGGGTTCATTGGTAAATGATGAATATCTGCGTTTCGATTTCTCGCACTTTTCAAAAGTAACAGATGAAGAACTCGCAAAAATCGAACAGATCGTAAATGAAAAGATACGCGAGGATATTCATTCCGATATAAAAGAACTACCGATTGATGAAGCGAAAAAACTTGGTGCAATGGCTTTGTTCGGAGAAAAATATGGGGATGTGGTGCGCGTAGTAACTTTCGATAAGAATTATTCTATAGAGCTGTGCGGAGGAACGCATGTAAAAGCAACCGGCCAGATCGGCTTATTTAAAATAATTTCTGAAAGTGCGGTAGCTGCGGGTATTCGTCGGATAGAGGGCATAACTTCTGTGAAGGCTGAAGAATATGTGAATCAGCAATTGGCTGTAATTGCACAGTTGAAAGAGCTGCTTAAAAATCCAAAAGATGTTGCAAAAAGTGTTCAATCATTGCTTGAGCAAAACAGCGAGTTGAATAAACAGGTTGAAACACTTTTAAAAGACAAAGCCAAACAGTTGAAAGCCGAATTGCTTGGAAAAATAAAATCACACAACGGTGTTAATTTTATTTCCGAAAAAATAGGATTGGATTCTGCTGAAGTGATTAAAGATCTTTCATTCGAATTAAGAAACGAAGTACAAGATCTCTTTATGGTGCTTGGTGCCGAAATAAAGGGTAAGCCAAGTCTTTCTGTTATCATCTCAGATAATTTAGTTGCGGAAAAAAAATTGAATGCCAGTAATATCGTTCGTGAACTTGCTAAAGAGATACAAGGAGGAGGAGGAGGGCAACCTTTTTATGCAACTGCGGGTGGGACTAATCTTTTGGGCTTAGAAAAGGCGTTGGAGAAAGCGAAAGCGATTATTCAATAGATTAAAATAGCGGCACACAGTTTGGCTAAGCCAATAGGTTTTGTTCTTTTTATTATCTGTTGGCTGAAGCCAAATGGTAATGAGTAGTAGCGGTATTAATGACAAAAGGAATGAAAGTAAAAAAACAGTTTTGAAATATTGAATTTCATTTCTGTTGGCTTCAGCCAATTGTGATAAATATTTAGTTATCAATAATTAAAATAAAATAGTTTCTAAACAAAAAATTTCATTGCCGTTCGGCTTTAGCCAACGGCAATGAAAAATAAAATCAATCTCGGCTTTAGCCGAACAAACACAAGCAGCATGTCATTTGTAAAAATCTGGGTGCATTTGGTGTTTACTACTAAAAATAGGGAGCCTTGGCTAAAAAGTGAGATCAGGCATGATGTGCAGAAGCATATTATTCAAAATTGTAAAGAGAAAGAGATTTTTCTGCAAGCCATTAATGGCTGGACAGAACATATACATTGTTTGATCTCTTTGGGGAAAGACCAAAGCATAGCTAAAGTATCACAATTAATAAAAGGAGAATCTTCTTATTGGATTAACAAAAATAATTTAGTTCCTGAGAAATTTGTTTGGCAGGATGATTATTGGGCAGTTTCTGTGAGCCAATCACATTTGGAAAGAGTTGTTAACTACATCAAAAATCAAGAAACGCATCATTCAAAACGATCATTTAGTGAGGAGGTTGAAGAGTTTGTAAGTAAATTTGGGTTTGAAGTAATTTCGCAGTAGTACTATATCACAAAAGTATATTTAGAGTCCATTATTCTTAATAAATAATCCGCTCGCCTTTTTATTTTTAAATGAAACACCCAGGTGGATTTCATGAGTGCCTCCTGTTGAAGAATTGTTTAGCTTGGATACTGTGTAGTCATAGCTATAGCCTAAATTAATCCATTTAAATCGAAACGAAGTTGCAACAATCAAAGCATCTTCATTTCGATATGCAAA comes from Bacteroidota bacterium and encodes:
- the tnpA gene encoding IS200/IS605 family transposase, producing the protein MSFVKIWVHLVFTTKNREPWLKSEIRHDVQKHIIQNCKEKEIFLQAINGWTEHIHCLISLGKDQSIAKVSQLIKGESSYWINKNNLVPEKFVWQDDYWAVSVSQSHLERVVNYIKNQETHHSKRSFSEEVEEFVSKFGFEVISQ
- the alaS gene encoding alanine--tRNA ligase, with product MNSNQIRQTFLDFFKSKGHVIVPSAPMVIKNDPTLMFTNAGMNQFKDLFLGNVPVKYPRVADTQKCLRVSGKHNDLEEVGVDTYHHTMFEMLGNWSFGDYFKKEAIAWSWELLIEVYKIDKSRLYVTVFEGSPTEKLAFDQEAHDCWKKYIAEDRIIKGNKKDNFWEMGDTGPCGPCTEIHVDMRKDEDRKKVDGKTLVNKSDPQVIEIWNNVFMEFNRKADGSLEKLPAQHVDTGMGFERLSMVLQNKQSSYDTDIFQPIIEKIENLSGLRYKPDNEQNHKQQLIINIAMRVIADHIRAISFSIADGQLPSNTGAGYVIRRILRRAIRYGYQSLGLKEPFMYRIVPVLSNQMGGAFPELQSQKLLIEKVIKEEEVAFFRTLENGLKRIDQVCIAIANEKKSSIVDGSVVFELYDTYGFPVDLTSLIAKGYGLEIDEKGFSAELEKQKNRSREATAVDTGDWVDLKNSFKISSANLSGFVGYELTECETHILQYRKVTAKGKNLFQLMLNQTPFYAESGGQVGDTGYLDNGTEKISIVDTKKENGIIVHFADKLPKDLSKPFKAVVTKSKRLLTENNHSATHLLHAALRKVLGTHVEQKGSLVNDEYLRFDFSHFSKVTDEELAKIEQIVNEKIREDIHSDIKELPIDEAKKLGAMALFGEKYGDVVRVVTFDKNYSIELCGGTHVKATGQIGLFKIISESAVAAGIRRIEGITSVKAEEYVNQQLAVIAQLKELLKNPKDVAKSVQSLLEQNSELNKQVETLLKDKAKQLKAELLGKIKSHNGVNFISEKIGLDSAEVIKDLSFELRNEVQDLFMVLGAEIKGKPSLSVIISDNLVAEKKLNASNIVRELAKEIQGGGGGQPFYATAGGTNLLGLEKALEKAKAIIQ
- a CDS encoding type IX secretion system membrane protein PorP/SprF; the encoded protein is MQDSQHITLLNLTRLYCKDFRITLPGIKVCYRNFSLSFAYRNEDALIVATSFRFKWINLGYSYDYTVSKLNNSSTGGTHEIHLGVSFKNKKASGLFIKNNGL